In Fusobacterium sp. JB019, a single window of DNA contains:
- a CDS encoding S-layer homology domain-containing protein, with translation MKKIKIFLIFLTISIISFSQVKYTDISKDHWAYEAVENLVKSGVIEENTFEFKGEKPLTRYEFAYDLSKVLDKVNLEKADQKELDVLTLIVADFSEELNKTGFDRITFEEQLKSIKENIENLKKQVEINKVKLETLEKRLRIIERELNLD, from the coding sequence ATGAAAAAAATAAAGATATTTTTGATTTTTTTAACTATATCTATAATATCATTTTCACAAGTGAAATATACAGATATTTCAAAGGATCATTGGGCTTATGAGGCTGTTGAAAATTTAGTTAAATCAGGTGTTATAGAGGAAAATACATTTGAATTTAAAGGGGAAAAACCTTTAACAAGATATGAGTTTGCTTATGATTTATCAAAAGTATTAGATAAGGTTAATTTAGAAAAAGCAGATCAAAAAGAATTGGATGTTTTAACTCTTATTGTTGCAGATTTTTCTGAAGAACTAAATAAAACAGGTTTTGATAGAATAACTTTTGAAGAACAATTAAAAAGTATTAAAGAAAATATAGAAAATTTAAAAAAACAAGTTGAAATTAATAAAGTTAAATTAGAAACACTGGAAAAAAGGTTAAGGATAATAGAGAGGGAATTAAATTTAGATTAA
- a CDS encoding carbon starvation protein A yields the protein MNGITMLGGAIIIFLVAYVTYGSWLAKKWGIDSKNPTPAHVKKGQEDFVPTKSPILLGHHFASIAGAGPIVGPIQAAVFGWIPVFLWIVIGGIFFGGVQDYSSIVVSVKHEGKSLGEIIEHYLGHKCKMLFSIFVWLVLLLVIAAFTDIVASTFTNGAVATASLLFIPLAILFGFFVYRRNAPLAVSSVAGIILLVVCIAIGINFPIHMSKNFWRGFVLLYIFVASVSPVWILLQPRDYLNSFLLYFIIIASAVGILFTNPTITLPAFTGFKNPFNGQTIFPYLFITVACGAISGFHSLVGSGSSSKQLDNEKDAKLVGYGSMLIECCLAIIALIAVGVLFKDGHMPKGNPFVVYASAIAGTFKTLGLSESSMKVAYTVISLSFSAFAITSLDTGARLARVVFQEIFVPKEKEKKESFLTNPYVSTLITVACGGVLCIAGYKNVWPIFGACNQLIAVPCFLAVGVWLAKSGKENRMVIIPMVFMIFATMTSLIMSLGKNISILKAGQGRLETHGIQCLMIVFIFVLAFMLLLEGVKVLLKAHKESLEK from the coding sequence ATGAATGGTATTACAATGTTAGGAGGAGCTATTATTATTTTTTTAGTAGCTTATGTTACTTATGGATCATGGTTAGCAAAGAAATGGGGTATTGATTCTAAAAACCCTACTCCAGCTCACGTGAAAAAAGGACAAGAGGATTTTGTGCCTACAAAATCTCCAATTCTTTTAGGACATCACTTTGCTTCAATTGCGGGAGCAGGACCAATTGTTGGACCTATTCAAGCAGCTGTTTTTGGATGGATTCCAGTATTTTTATGGATTGTTATTGGAGGAATATTTTTTGGTGGAGTTCAAGACTATTCTTCAATAGTTGTTTCTGTAAAACATGAAGGAAAATCTTTAGGAGAAATTATAGAACATTATTTAGGACATAAATGTAAAATGTTGTTTAGTATTTTTGTATGGTTGGTATTGTTATTAGTAATAGCAGCATTTACAGATATTGTTGCAAGTACATTTACAAATGGGGCAGTTGCTACAGCTTCTCTTTTATTTATTCCTTTAGCTATTTTGTTTGGATTCTTTGTTTATAGAAGAAATGCTCCTTTAGCAGTATCTTCAGTTGCAGGGATAATTTTACTAGTGGTTTGTATTGCAATAGGAATTAATTTTCCAATTCATATGAGTAAAAACTTTTGGCGTGGATTTGTATTACTTTATATTTTTGTTGCTTCAGTATCTCCAGTTTGGATTTTATTGCAACCAAGAGATTATTTAAATAGTTTTCTATTATATTTTATAATTATTGCTTCTGCAGTAGGAATATTATTTACTAATCCAACTATCACTTTACCAGCATTTACAGGATTTAAAAATCCTTTTAACGGGCAAACAATATTTCCATATTTATTTATTACAGTTGCTTGTGGAGCTATTTCAGGATTTCATAGTTTAGTAGGATCTGGAAGTTCTTCAAAACAATTAGATAATGAAAAAGATGCAAAACTAGTTGGATACGGATCAATGTTAATTGAATGTTGCTTAGCAATAATTGCATTAATTGCAGTTGGTGTTTTATTTAAAGATGGACATATGCCTAAAGGAAATCCATTTGTTGTTTATGCAAGTGCAATTGCAGGAACTTTTAAAACTTTAGGATTAAGTGAAAGTTCAATGAAGGTAGCGTACACAGTTATTTCTTTATCTTTTTCAGCCTTTGCTATTACTTCTTTAGATACAGGAGCAAGATTAGCAAGAGTTGTTTTCCAAGAAATTTTTGTACCTAAAGAAAAAGAAAAGAAAGAAAGTTTTTTAACAAATCCTTATGTTTCTACTTTAATAACTGTTGCTTGTGGTGGAGTGTTATGTATAGCTGGGTATAAGAATGTATGGCCTATATTTGGGGCATGTAATCAATTGATTGCAGTACCTTGTTTCTTAGCTGTTGGAGTTTGGTTAGCTAAGAGTGGAAAAGAAAATAGAATGGTTATTATACCAATGGTATTTATGATTTTTGCAACAATGACTTCTCTTATTATGTCATTAGGAAAAAATATTTCAATTTTAAAAGCAGGACAGGGAAGACTAGAAACTCATGGAATTCAATGTTTAATGATTGTGTTTATATTTGTATTAGCATTTATGTTGTTGTTAGAAGGAGTGAAAGTTTTATTAAAAGCTCATAAAGAATCTTTAGAAAAATAA